The genome window TTTAACTCAAACGGACTTTGCTCTGCTTGTGTAGTGAAGTCATTGCTCGGTTCTACTTATTCAAAGAGTTTTCCGGCATTTTCGTGTCTTTAACGGCCCCAATGTGTAACAGTCTTAAGTAAAGCTGTTTGAGATaactctcacccccccccctcccccccctttaaCATTGGAAGGATTTAAAGAGCACTTTTTACCACGTATATCCATCTTAGATACACCTTTACTTGACCATCAGTGACCTCAGGTGTGGTTCCCTCCCCAGAGTCCTCCTGGAGGCCATGGAGGGCGGCCCGGAGAACATCCCCTTGGGAGTGTGCACCGTCTCCCAGTCCAGGGACCAGCTGACCCCCCCGAGCCGCACAGAGAGCACCGTGTTCAGCCTGTCGCGCAGCGAGTCCGCCTGGACCGCCGAGACCTCCCCCGGCAAGTGCGAGGAGTTCTGGTTCGCCATCCACCTGATGTCCACCGGGGGCAGCTTCCTGGCGTGCGGCGTCATCATCAGCGGCCTGTGGTTCGCGGGCCAGTGCCAGAAGGCGACCAGCATCCTGGGTCCGGTCCTGCTGTCCGTCGGGCtgatggtgttggtggtgggcGTGGTCCTGATCCCCATCACCAAGGAGAACCGGAAGCGGACGAGCACGAAGAAGCCCCTCGGCCACTACAGGCCTCCGGCGTTCAACCTATGACCTCGTTCAGAGCCAGAAACATTGAGAGCGCGCTGGATGCAAATGAACTATTTTTACCTGTGGAAACTCAGAATGAAAATACTCAAATCCCCCGGGGTTGAATTTGTGTGCATGAAACAGTTCCCAACTTGGCGACGTTCTCGCTAAACCCGCCGACCTTTTATTGTCAAATCTAGCGACtttctattgttttattgttcttgTTCTAATAACCTCATTATGACGCCGCCACAGCTacaggttattcttttgtttcttattcAGATAACACCGCATCATTCGGACAAAAGTCACGCTGGCCCactgaccaatcacagcgcaTGTTCTGCAACAGTCCATTAAAATTATGCAATTTATGGCTATGACGCCATTTAACGACTTCTGCCGACTTTTATGACATCCAGCAGGAACTTTCCTGGCTGAGGAGCGACACCGGCATTAAAAACCATTGTGCATAAATAACCACGGAGCAGGTGAGAGTACGAGGACGAGCTGGATCAAAAAAAGCCAACATGTGCTCATGAATATCCATGAGCGGAAAGTGGACATGGGGGATTTCCTGATACTGTTGGTACAGTGTATTCGGACCCATTAATAATTAAAGGTTTATGAGAGTTGATGATTGTCACTTCCCGGTTTAGTGCGTCTTGCGGCGTCCTTATTGTGCCAGCATTCAACCTGGATGTGTGTAAAGGAGAAACCTTTAAACCGAAGGCGTATTTCTTATGGTAGGCATATGAAGGTTTACTACCTCGTCACACCCAGAATCCATCACGAGCATGAAATATCCATTGCTTAAGATTAAGTCTTTGGATGAGAGACTCAGCAGTTTGTATataaaacaacttcaatcaATACGTAATGTGATAATGTGACTAATTGTAACTCAAATTTAAATAAGCTTCATTGGCAGCGACAGTTGAAGTGACAGAAGAAACATTATTgctaaataacaaaatgttgcGTTATTACGTTTTAGAAGAAAATGGCAAGAGTTTCAGTTTCTTTCAGGTGTTTCCGCATCAGTGAAGAAGCGCACCGACAGAAACAGAGGGTTACTTATGAGCAGCAGACCACACCCGAAGGAAGCTGGCCGGTCACCGCGGTGGAGCCTTTACGGACACTACGGCGGTTTGGTGGTGAAGCAAGCGCACAAAACAAGAAGGAG of Gasterosteus aculeatus chromosome 11, fGasAcu3.hap1.1, whole genome shotgun sequence contains these proteins:
- the pirt gene encoding phosphoinositide-interacting protein: MEGGPENIPLGVCTVSQSRDQLTPPSRTESTVFSLSRSESAWTAETSPGKCEEFWFAIHLMSTGGSFLACGVIISGLWFAGQCQKATSILGPVLLSVGLMVLVVGVVLIPITKENRKRTSTKKPLGHYRPPAFNL